One segment of Campylobacter concisus ATCC 51562 DNA contains the following:
- a CDS encoding tetratricopeptide repeat protein yields MKKAVLLYTILLTIGFSKDLVELGLEAYSKGDYNKAVEIFTKTCNDGNNGNCYNLGLLYINGQGVKQDYNKAAKLYEKACNGEIIQACYNLGFLYYNGQGTTQDYYKTAQLWQKVCDAKYSIGCYNLGLLYEDGQGVEQDHNKAARLYEEACNNGHALSCSNLGVLYIKNQGVEQNYNKAIELYNTSCDGKNAIGCFNLGNLYEEGKYLKQDYYKAANLYKQACDGGYANGCYNLGNFYERGQGVEQDYTKAIKLYEKACDGNIAQAYHNLGVLYVNGLGVEQDYYKAAQLWQKACNDRYSMSCYNLGISYNNGQGVKQDYYRAADLYKQACDDGVNDSCSNLGILYENGQGVEQDYSKSLELYEKACDNGYNRGCFNLGAFYLKGKGAKQDYHIAKEYFYKACELGLQPGCDVYKKLNEKGL; encoded by the coding sequence ATGAAAAAGGCTGTTCTTTTATACACAATCTTACTAACTATTGGATTCTCCAAGGATCTAGTAGAACTTGGACTTGAGGCTTACAGCAAAGGTGACTACAACAAAGCAGTCGAGATATTTACTAAAACTTGTAATGATGGAAATAATGGCAATTGCTATAATTTAGGACTTTTGTATATAAATGGCCAGGGTGTAAAACAAGACTACAATAAAGCAGCTAAATTATACGAAAAGGCTTGTAATGGTGAAATTATTCAAGCTTGTTATAACTTAGGATTTTTATACTATAACGGTCAAGGCACTACACAAGACTACTATAAAACTGCTCAATTGTGGCAAAAAGTTTGTGATGCCAAATATAGTATTGGTTGTTATAATTTAGGGCTTTTATATGAGGATGGTCAAGGTGTAGAGCAAGACCACAATAAGGCGGCTAGATTATACGAGGAAGCTTGCAATAATGGACATGCACTAAGCTGTTCCAATCTAGGTGTTTTATATATAAAAAACCAAGGTGTAGAACAAAACTATAACAAAGCCATAGAGCTATACAATACATCTTGTGACGGTAAAAATGCTATAGGTTGTTTTAATTTAGGAAATTTATACGAAGAAGGCAAATATCTAAAGCAGGACTACTATAAAGCAGCCAATCTATATAAACAAGCTTGTGATGGCGGATATGCTAATGGCTGCTATAATCTAGGTAATTTTTATGAAAGAGGACAAGGGGTAGAGCAGGACTATACCAAAGCTATCAAACTATACGAAAAAGCTTGCGATGGCAATATCGCCCAAGCCTACCACAATTTGGGAGTTTTATATGTAAATGGTCTGGGTGTAGAGCAAGACTATTATAAGGCAGCTCAATTATGGCAAAAAGCTTGCAATGACAGATACAGTATGAGTTGTTACAACTTAGGAATTTCATACAATAATGGCCAAGGTGTGAAACAAGACTATTATAGAGCGGCTGATCTATACAAACAAGCTTGTGACGATGGAGTTAATGATAGTTGCTCTAATTTAGGAATTTTATATGAAAACGGTCAAGGTGTAGAGCAAGACTACAGTAAATCCCTAGAATTATATGAAAAAGCTTGCGATAATGGATACAATCGCGGTTGTTTTAATTTAGGAGCTTTTTATCTAAAAGGCAAAGGCGCAAAACAAGACTACCACATAGCAAAAGAATATTTTTATAAAGCTTGCGAATTAGGGCTTCAACCAGGGTGTGACGTTTATAAAAAGTTAAACGAAAAAGGCCTTTAA
- a CDS encoding pseudouridine synthase: MEKTRLNKFISHNTNYSRREADELIKAGKVSIAGRVVSDLATSVDEDDKVRINGRLIKLKKEFTVIVYHKQKGELVSKKDDRGRKTIYDTLDKKFAKFVSVGRLDYASEGLLLLTDAPAIATALMNSDLEREYYLKVKGEVTKEVIEAMTNGFFAKDATKGAHAKTTIKSMEFKPFLAYKVFGSSGGYTKLKVIINEGQNRELRRFFGYFDLEVMDLKRVSFGRVSLDMLKPGKWRYFENSEYEDLRDFLKVNNVRY, from the coding sequence ATGGAAAAAACAAGACTAAATAAATTTATCTCACATAACACAAATTACTCACGCCGTGAGGCAGATGAGCTGATAAAAGCTGGTAAGGTTAGCATAGCAGGACGAGTGGTTAGCGACCTTGCCACAAGCGTGGATGAAGATGACAAAGTACGTATAAATGGTCGTTTGATAAAGCTAAAAAAGGAATTTACTGTTATCGTTTATCATAAACAAAAGGGTGAGCTTGTTAGTAAAAAAGATGACCGCGGACGAAAGACGATCTATGATACGCTAGATAAGAAATTTGCAAAATTTGTTAGCGTAGGACGCTTAGACTATGCAAGTGAAGGGCTACTTTTACTAACTGACGCCCCAGCGATCGCCACAGCTTTGATGAATAGCGACTTAGAGCGCGAATACTATCTAAAAGTAAAAGGTGAAGTGACAAAAGAGGTAATTGAGGCGATGACAAATGGCTTTTTCGCCAAGGATGCTACCAAAGGTGCACATGCAAAAACTACTATAAAATCAATGGAATTTAAGCCATTTCTAGCCTATAAAGTCTTTGGCTCAAGCGGTGGCTATACAAAACTAAAGGTCATCATCAACGAGGGGCAAAATAGGGAGCTTCGCCGCTTCTTTGGATACTTTGACCTTGAAGTGATGGATCTAAAAAGGGTTAGCTTTGGACGCGTTAGCCTTGATATGCTAAAGCCTGGCAAATGGCGCTACTTCGAAAATAGCGAATATGAAGACCTAAGAGACTTTTTAAAAGTTAATAACGTTAGATACTAA
- a CDS encoding ABC transporter ATP-binding protein has protein sequence MINIRGVSLVYNQNKQNEFCALKNINLDINDGELVILKGISGSGKSTLLSLIALLQKPTSGEILIDGTNIAKLPDAFCSELRHKRLGLVFQNFNLIEGLSVYENLLAPFALTNFKANVRDEMIKKALSLANIAHKKDENVSNLSGGERQRCAVARALSMDADIILADEPTANLDRQNARAFLGLLESFKALKKSVIVATHDSIFDELSATDRVVSLQNGEIV, from the coding sequence ATGATAAATATAAGAGGTGTTAGCCTAGTTTATAACCAAAACAAACAAAATGAGTTTTGTGCTTTAAAAAATATAAATTTAGATATTAATGACGGCGAGCTAGTGATACTAAAAGGCATTAGTGGAAGCGGTAAAAGTACCTTGCTTTCGCTTATTGCCCTACTTCAAAAGCCAACTAGTGGAGAAATTTTGATAGATGGCACTAACATTGCAAAGCTGCCTGATGCCTTTTGCTCTGAGCTTAGACACAAAAGGCTTGGATTGGTTTTTCAAAATTTTAACCTCATCGAGGGACTAAGTGTATATGAAAATTTATTAGCTCCATTTGCTCTAACAAATTTTAAGGCAAATGTGCGAGATGAGATGATAAAAAAGGCTCTAAGCCTCGCAAATATCGCTCATAAAAAAGATGAGAATGTATCAAATTTAAGTGGTGGAGAGCGTCAAAGATGTGCGGTAGCTAGGGCTTTATCTATGGATGCTGACATCATCTTGGCTGATGAGCCAACGGCAAATTTAGATAGACAAAATGCACGTGCATTTTTAGGCTTGCTAGAGTCTTTTAAAGCTCTAAAAAAGAGTGTCATTGTCGCTACTCACGATAGCATTTTTGATGAGTTAAGTGCAACAGATAGGGTTGTCAGCTTGCAAAACGGAGAGATAGTATGA